A stretch of Rhodothermales bacterium DNA encodes these proteins:
- the feoB gene encoding ferrous iron transport protein B, whose amino-acid sequence MASRRPTSDSAVLEARSTRRVAVAGNPNAGKSTVFNLLTGMRQRVGNYPGVTVERKSGRLLGAEQIELLDLPGTYSLNPKSLDEQIAYDTITHQLAGESPPDLVLCVVNATNLERNLYLATQIIDLGVPTVIALNMMDEVEKDGLVIDTRTLSEMLGLPVIPMVATRKEGLDDLKKALTASLPAPGKTYWRLQEEVRTAVASLSETLRRERPDLSEARSQAESLRILNSDRLLAACKERAPVFHEAVLATRAALDGQAVPYAQAEITGRYAWLARVAARVVKKQHEVDARKFTDRLDGILVHRAFGPLIFAGILLVVFQAIFTWATPFMDAIEQGMMALGGLVRSVVPAGIASDLLVDGVLAGVGNVIVFLPQILFLFFFLSLMESTGYMARSAFIMDRVMRRFGLSGGSVMPMMSAFACAVPAIMATRTMENQRERLLTIMVLPLLSCSARLPVYTLFISAFIPAKTLFGPIGYQGLTMLLLYVFGLVTAFGGAWALKKILKGPDSFFMLELPPYRAPQWKMIFWRMYERAKMFVWRAGRVIFLFSILLWFAASYPKVEPDAGLEAQRIALEQQLDGATPAQQADLEARLGQVANDEAAYQMEQSYIGRLGRFIEPVMRPLGFDWKLSAGILSAFAAREVIIGALGTIFSVADADENSVALRDHLRNARNPKTGEPLYTTLVAVSLLVFFVLALQCTSTVAITRRELNSWKWPIVMWLYMTGLAYLAALIVYQGGRALGLG is encoded by the coding sequence ATGGCCTCTCGCCGTCCCACATCCGACAGCGCTGTTCTGGAGGCCCGAAGTACACGCCGCGTGGCGGTAGCCGGCAATCCGAACGCCGGCAAATCGACCGTATTCAACCTGCTCACGGGCATGCGCCAGCGGGTGGGCAACTACCCGGGCGTCACCGTAGAACGGAAGTCGGGCCGCCTTCTCGGCGCCGAACAGATCGAACTGCTCGACCTCCCGGGCACTTACAGCCTCAACCCCAAGTCGCTCGACGAGCAGATCGCCTACGACACCATCACGCACCAGCTGGCCGGCGAATCGCCGCCGGATCTCGTGCTGTGTGTGGTCAACGCCACCAACCTCGAGCGCAACCTCTACCTCGCGACGCAGATCATCGACCTCGGCGTGCCGACCGTGATCGCCCTCAATATGATGGACGAGGTGGAGAAAGACGGCCTGGTGATCGATACGCGCACCCTCTCCGAGATGCTGGGCCTCCCGGTGATCCCGATGGTGGCTACCCGCAAGGAAGGGCTCGATGACCTGAAAAAAGCGCTGACCGCCTCGCTGCCGGCGCCGGGCAAGACGTACTGGCGGCTCCAGGAGGAAGTCCGCACGGCCGTGGCCTCGCTTTCGGAAACGCTGCGGCGCGAGCGCCCCGATCTGAGCGAGGCGCGAAGCCAGGCCGAATCGCTGCGCATCCTGAACAGCGACCGGCTGCTCGCGGCGTGCAAGGAACGCGCTCCGGTCTTTCACGAGGCGGTCCTCGCGACGCGCGCGGCCCTCGACGGGCAGGCCGTGCCTTATGCCCAGGCCGAGATCACCGGCCGGTACGCGTGGCTCGCTCGCGTGGCGGCGCGGGTGGTGAAGAAGCAGCATGAAGTCGACGCCCGGAAGTTCACCGACCGGCTGGACGGCATCCTGGTCCATCGCGCATTCGGCCCGCTCATCTTCGCCGGCATCCTCCTCGTCGTCTTCCAGGCCATCTTCACCTGGGCGACGCCGTTCATGGATGCGATCGAGCAGGGGATGATGGCGCTCGGCGGCCTGGTGCGTTCGGTGGTGCCGGCCGGCATCGCGTCCGACCTGCTCGTCGACGGCGTGCTGGCCGGCGTGGGCAACGTCATCGTCTTTCTGCCCCAGATCCTGTTCCTGTTCTTCTTCCTCAGCCTGATGGAGAGCACGGGGTACATGGCGCGGTCGGCGTTTATCATGGACCGGGTGATGCGGCGATTCGGGCTTTCGGGCGGATCCGTGATGCCGATGATGAGCGCCTTCGCCTGCGCGGTGCCGGCCATCATGGCCACCCGAACCATGGAGAACCAGCGCGAGCGCCTCCTCACGATCATGGTGCTTCCGCTCCTCAGCTGCTCGGCGCGTCTGCCGGTCTACACGCTGTTCATCTCGGCCTTCATCCCGGCGAAAACCCTGTTCGGACCGATCGGTTACCAGGGCCTGACGATGCTGCTGCTCTATGTCTTCGGGCTCGTGACGGCCTTCGGAGGAGCCTGGGCGCTCAAAAAAATCCTCAAGGGGCCGGATTCGTTTTTCATGCTCGAACTCCCGCCCTACCGGGCGCCGCAGTGGAAGATGATCTTCTGGCGGATGTACGAGCGCGCGAAGATGTTCGTCTGGCGCGCCGGCCGGGTGATCTTCCTCTTCAGCATCCTGCTCTGGTTCGCGGCCTCGTACCCGAAGGTGGAGCCCGATGCCGGCCTGGAGGCACAACGCATCGCGCTGGAGCAGCAGCTGGATGGCGCCACGCCGGCGCAGCAGGCCGATCTGGAAGCCCGGCTCGGCCAGGTCGCCAACGACGAAGCCGCCTACCAGATGGAGCAGAGTTACATCGGCCGGCTGGGGCGTTTCATCGAGCCGGTCATGCGGCCGCTGGGCTTCGACTGGAAGCTGAGCGCCGGCATCCTCTCCGCCTTCGCCGCGCGTGAGGTCATCATCGGGGCGCTCGGCACCATCTTCAGCGTCGCCGACGCCGACGAGAACAGCGTCGCCCTGCGCGACCACCTCCGCAATGCGCGCAACCCGAAGACGGGCGAACCGCTCTACACGACCCTCGTCGCCGTCAGCCTCCTCGTCTTCTTCGTGCTGGCGCTCCAGTGCACCAGCACCGTCGCCATCACGCGCCGGGAGCTGAACTCCTGGAAGTGGCCGATCGTCATGTGGCTCTACATGACCGGCCTCGCCTACCTCGCCGCCCTCATCGTGTACCAGGGCGGTCGCGCGCTCGGCCTCGGCTGA
- a CDS encoding FeoA family protein, which translates to MTLNELKPGCCGRITCWCEGLSDRLWELGVLPGTLVEVVRVAPFGDPIALKIKDSQIAIRRADATRITVDAL; encoded by the coding sequence ATGACGTTAAACGAACTGAAGCCAGGATGCTGCGGCCGCATTACCTGCTGGTGCGAGGGATTGTCGGATCGTCTGTGGGAGCTGGGCGTATTGCCTGGCACCCTGGTGGAGGTAGTCCGGGTAGCCCCCTTTGGCGATCCCATCGCGCTCAAGATCAAGGATTCCCAGATCGCCATCCGCCGGGCTGATGCGACGCGTATCACCGTAGACGCGCTCTGA